A genomic window from Silene latifolia isolate original U9 population chromosome 11, ASM4854445v1, whole genome shotgun sequence includes:
- the LOC141610851 gene encoding protein LURP-one-related 5-like — MNNIVEEENNNGEFFSEKDVNLTACKTSLFSVGDGFNVYNCHGKLVFRVDSYRSEGGDNQGEIVLMDAFGRCLFTVRRKRPSLHNRWDGYIGERTEDSKPIFSVKRSSIYGRSEVNVEVFDNEGEKYQIDGCFEDRSCTIYDATTREIMAEIRRKVDISSKVVMGKDAFSILIKPGFDSAFAMGLVLVLDQINADGDDDVSDELSVPAANGLSIVKSDGLSNGLHVVSDWLNRLDDVSNNKINMAALAISQGPFLLGSTKTVGIAICNRKVNKWMSSSRRETLVQRIGRNVCVAFNCLNIASSIRFSNSHSERVMHAIVPFPPYKTFGNLDQCLVLS; from the exons ATGAATAATATAGTAGAAGAAGAAAACAATAATGGTGAGTTCTTTAGTGAAAAAGATGTTAATCTTACAGCTTGTAAGACCTCTCTTTTTTCCGTTGGTGATGGTTTCAACGTTTATAATTGTCATGGAAAACTTGTTTTTCGAGTCGATTCATATCGTTCCGAAGGGGGAGATAACCAGGGTGAGATCGTTCTCATGGACGCTTTCGGTCGTTGCCTCTTCACCGTCCGTCGTAAG CGTCCGAGCTTGCACAACAGATGGGACGGCTACATAGGCGAACGAACGGAAGACTCAAAGCCGATATTCAGCGTAAAACGATCATCAATTTACGGACGATCAGAAGTAAACGTAGAAGTATTTGACAACGAAGGCGAAAAATACCAAATCGACGGGTGCTTTGAAGATAGAAGTTGTACAATTTACGACGCAACAACTCGAGAAATCATGGCAGAAATTCGAAGAAAAGTCGATATATCATCAAAAGTGGTAATGGGTAAAGACGCCTTTTCGATTCTCATTAAACCGGGTTTTGATTCCGCTTTCGCAATGGGCCTCGTTCTTGTCCTGGACCAGATCAATGCTGACGGGGACGACGATGTTTCTGACGAGCTTAGTGTACCCGCCGCTAATGGGCTTAGTATTGTGAAATCTGATGGGCTTTCTAATGGGCTTCACGTTGTATCCGATTGGCTTAATCGGCTCGACGATGTTTctaataataagattaatatgGCGGCCCTCGCGATTTCTCAAGGACCGTTTCTATTAGGAAGTACTAAAACTGTTGGGATTGCAATTTGCAATAGGAAGGTAAATAAATGGATGAGCTCGAGTCGTCGTGAAACGTTAGTTCAACGGATCGGAAGAAATGTTTGCGTTGCCTTCAATTGTCTCAATATCGCGAGCTCAATTCGATTCTCTAACTCACATTCTGAAAGAGTTATGCATGCTATAGTACCGTTCCCTCCTTACAAAACTTTTGGCAATTTGGATCAATGCCTAGTTTTGTCCTAG